A window from Schistosoma haematobium chromosome 1, whole genome shotgun sequence encodes these proteins:
- a CDS encoding hypothetical protein (EggNog:ENOG410VCIM~COG:L~BUSCO:EOG091G17K3), with product MDELTDAEHLRIEQNRKRALELRLSQVVANDRHDVYASVPQSKLNTKYLSDGGFIFEEETSNHNYPYTEKDEEFSDPELNATVKPKKRKQKCIKQSNAESNLLIAESNVPIPPDQEKPTCDLCHKLFEESFLRKTFEVDVCDKCRDPKNIHALITKSSAKERYLLNDVDLDIREPKLNYLLKRNPHNSSWGDMRLYLEAQIAERALEIWGSEDALEKEREKRLKRNEESKLKSYSKKVKELKLQTRSSLYTRAHKSHEHVFGPEKYDSKSDIYYKCCIECDYKSTYEKL from the exons ATGGACGAACTTACAGATGCAGAACATTTACGAATTGAACAAAACCGAAAACGTGCTTTAGAACTTAGACTTTCACAAGTTGTGGCAAATGATCG tcATGATGTTTATGCATCAGTCCCACAATCAAAACTGAATACAAAATACTTAAGTGATGGAGGTTTTATTTTTGAAGAGGAAACTTCTAATCATAATTATCCTTATACAGAAAAAGATGAAGAATTTTCAGATCCAGAATTAAATGCAACTGTTAAACCTAAAAAACGCAAACAAAAGTGTATAAAACAGTCAAACGCTGAGTCGAATCTCCTCATAGCTGAATCCAATGTACCTATTCCCCCTGATCAAGAAAAACCAACTTGTGATTTATGCCATAAACTGTTTGAAGAATCATTTTTACGCAAAACATTTGAAGTAGATGTTTGTGATAAATGTCG AGATCCTAAAAATATTCATGCTTTAATTACTAAAAGTTCAGCAAAAGAACGTTATTTACTAAATGATGTTGATTTAGACATACGTGAACCGAAATTGAACTATTTGTTGAAACGTAATCCACACAATTCAAGTTGGGGTGATATGAGGCTGTATTTGGAAGCACAA ATTGCTGAACGTGCTCTAGAAATCTGGGGTAGTGAAGATGCATTAGAAAAAGAACGTGAAAAGCGCCTTAAGCGCAATGAAGAATCGAAACTTAAAAGTTATAGTAAAAAGGTTAAAG AACTGAAGCTTCAGACACGCAGTAGCTTATATACGAGAGCGCATAAATCTCATGAACATGTGTTCGGACCGGAGAAATATGATTCTAAGTCAGATATTTACTATAAATGCTGTATTGAATGTGATTACAAATCAACTTATGAAAAATTGTAA